A single region of the Lysinibacillus sp. B2A1 genome encodes:
- a CDS encoding GNAT family N-acetyltransferase, translating to MSIQLKQCILEDLDDLQKISKYTYMDTYYDKQFRHMISLDTINTNLERAFNKNQLKRELSNVSTSFYFIYFNDELAGYIKINVDDAQSDSLGDQALEIERIYVGQSFQGYGLGKALINKALEMAQQLNKKVVWLGVWEKNLSAIQFYENTGFSRFSTHDFQFGNDVHTDFIMRKLMD from the coding sequence ATGAGTATTCAGCTAAAACAATGTATACTAGAAGACCTAGATGATCTTCAAAAAATCAGTAAATACACTTATATGGATACCTATTATGATAAGCAATTTAGACATATGATTAGTCTGGATACGATTAACACTAATTTAGAGCGAGCATTTAATAAAAATCAGCTAAAAAGGGAGCTTTCCAATGTATCCACTAGCTTTTACTTTATCTATTTCAATGATGAATTGGCGGGCTATATAAAAATAAATGTGGACGATGCTCAATCAGATTCACTTGGGGATCAGGCACTTGAAATAGAACGTATCTATGTAGGACAATCCTTTCAAGGCTATGGACTTGGAAAAGCACTAATAAATAAAGCGTTAGAAATGGCACAGCAGCTAAATAAGAAGGTTGTCTGGCTAGGTGTTTGGGAGAAAAATTTATCAGCTATCCAATTTTATGAAAATACAGGGTTTTCTCGATTTAGTACCCATGATTTTCAATTTGGAAATGACGTACATACCGATTTTATTATGCGTAAATTAATGGATTAA
- a CDS encoding GNAT family N-acetyltransferase, producing MMTLVMNAGIELLDEICAIDKEVLGDFSRSKQISIAIQEKRCIIQQNEQGIAGFLIFTNNFFEHSFIDLVIVKPSERRRGVAASLIEAYVEIAITPKIFSSTNQSNTVMHQVFDKTGFIKSGFIENLDEGDPEIIYVKLT from the coding sequence CTGATGACATTGGTAATGAACGCAGGAATAGAGCTGTTGGATGAAATATGTGCGATAGATAAAGAAGTACTAGGTGATTTTTCAAGAAGCAAACAAATAAGTATAGCCATTCAAGAAAAACGCTGTATCATCCAACAAAATGAACAAGGGATTGCGGGTTTTCTTATATTTACAAATAATTTTTTTGAACATAGCTTTATCGACTTAGTGATAGTAAAGCCATCTGAACGGAGAAGGGGAGTTGCTGCCTCTTTAATAGAGGCTTATGTAGAAATAGCTATCACGCCAAAGATTTTTTCCTCTACTAATCAATCAAATACGGTTATGCATCAAGTATTTGACAAGACAGGATTTATAAAAAGTGGGTTTATTGAGAACTTGGACGAGGGTGATCCAGAAATTATTTATGTGAAATTAACATAA
- a CDS encoding SAM-dependent methyltransferase, with protein MKQNIYDNLEFFRHYQALRQTPYNYNNLLEQPAIKSLLPNLQNLQMLDIGCGMGEFAYYCIENHAKHVTAIDVSKNMLAIARREYAHPKIDYCLHAIEDYHIAPESFDCITSSLSLHYIENFDAVIGKIASILRSNGIFIFSIEHPIATARKTNEDNWIYNDNGQRSHYAIDNYQDEGFRKQTWFVEGVVKYHRCLSTIINSLIAHGFTIEKIVEPLPDLEAVEKLPSLEKEFRRPSFLVIRAKK; from the coding sequence ATGAAACAAAATATTTATGACAATCTTGAATTTTTCCGTCACTATCAAGCGTTACGTCAGACACCTTATAATTATAATAATTTGCTGGAGCAGCCTGCGATAAAATCCTTACTGCCAAATTTACAGAATTTACAGATGCTTGATATTGGCTGTGGAATGGGCGAATTCGCGTATTATTGTATAGAAAACCATGCAAAACATGTTACTGCCATTGATGTCTCCAAAAATATGCTGGCGATCGCACGACGTGAATATGCTCACCCAAAGATCGACTATTGTTTGCATGCAATTGAGGATTATCATATAGCTCCAGAAAGCTTTGATTGTATTACAAGTTCCCTTTCCTTGCATTACATTGAAAATTTTGATGCGGTGATTGGTAAAATTGCTAGCATACTTCGTTCAAATGGCATCTTTATTTTCTCCATAGAACATCCAATTGCAACAGCCAGGAAAACAAACGAGGATAATTGGATTTATAATGATAACGGTCAAAGAAGTCACTATGCAATTGACAATTATCAGGATGAAGGTTTCCGTAAACAGACATGGTTTGTGGAGGGTGTAGTTAAATATCATCGATGTCTCTCTACAATTATCAATTCATTAATTGCACATGGCTTCACTATAGAAAAAATAGTAGAGCCTCTTCCAGATTTGGAGGCAGTAGAGAAACTTCCCTCTCTAGAAAAAGAATTTCGTCGCCCTTCCTTTTTAGTCATTCGAGCGAAAAAATAA
- a CDS encoding threonine--tRNA ligase, which yields MSNQVINIQFPDGQQQVFTKGVTLTEIAQTISPALHKKAIVGSANGTIIDLTRPIVEDTQIALYDASSKEGVQVIRHSTAHLLAQAVKRLYPDARFGIGPVIDNGFYYDIDLAHPLVPDDLLQIEKMMKQIVQENSPILRREVTRNEAQQLFAHDALKLELLADIPEHEKVTVYEQGEFYDLCRGPHVPSTGKLKHFKLMHVSGAYWRGDSKNQMLQRIYGVAFASKEELAQYFVFLEEAEKRNHRKLGKELELFMFSEEAPGMPFYLANGQIIRNELESYLRQLQAKYDYHEVRTPLMMNQRLWEQSGHWDHYKDNMYFTHVDDQSFALKPMNCPGHMLIFKNELHSYRDLPIRMAEFGQVHRHEFSGALNGLLRVRTFCQDDAHIFVTPQQIEKEIALALKIIDEVYQVFGFQYDIELSTRPADYMGDLELWDQAEAALENVLKHLGLPFTINEGDGAFYGPKIDIHIKDAIHRSHQCATVQLDFQLPEKFDLTYINEHNEKVRPVVIHRAVFGSIDRFLGILIEHFGGVFPTWLAPKQVQIIGVADQHQEYVQQVVKALQNEQIRVGVDNRSEKLGKKIREAQMKKIPYILVLGDREKDQQYVTIRKHGEQSLHEMPLSQFVENIKQAIKQKAI from the coding sequence ATGTCAAATCAAGTTATTAACATTCAATTTCCAGATGGTCAACAGCAAGTATTTACAAAGGGTGTAACACTAACCGAAATTGCACAAACAATAAGCCCAGCTTTACATAAAAAAGCAATTGTAGGGAGTGCTAACGGAACCATCATTGATTTGACGCGCCCAATTGTGGAAGATACACAAATCGCCCTCTATGATGCTAGCTCAAAGGAAGGTGTTCAGGTAATTCGTCATTCAACAGCTCATTTGTTAGCTCAAGCCGTGAAGCGTCTGTATCCAGATGCTCGCTTTGGCATCGGCCCTGTCATTGACAATGGGTTTTATTATGATATTGATCTAGCCCATCCACTTGTGCCGGATGATTTATTACAAATTGAAAAAATGATGAAGCAAATTGTACAAGAAAATAGTCCAATACTACGAAGAGAGGTTACACGCAATGAGGCACAGCAGCTATTTGCCCATGATGCATTAAAGCTAGAGCTATTAGCGGATATTCCTGAGCATGAAAAAGTGACGGTTTATGAGCAGGGAGAATTTTATGATTTATGTCGTGGACCACACGTACCTTCTACAGGTAAATTAAAGCACTTTAAATTAATGCATGTATCTGGTGCGTATTGGCGTGGTGATAGTAAAAATCAGATGCTTCAGCGTATATATGGTGTTGCGTTTGCCTCAAAAGAAGAATTAGCGCAATACTTTGTTTTTTTAGAAGAAGCAGAGAAGCGAAACCATCGCAAGTTAGGAAAAGAGCTGGAACTATTTATGTTTTCAGAGGAAGCACCTGGCATGCCGTTTTATTTAGCAAATGGTCAAATTATTCGCAATGAGCTAGAGTCTTATTTACGACAATTGCAAGCGAAATATGATTATCATGAAGTACGGACACCATTGATGATGAATCAACGTCTTTGGGAGCAGTCAGGGCACTGGGATCACTATAAGGACAATATGTATTTTACACATGTAGATGACCAGAGCTTCGCGCTAAAGCCTATGAATTGTCCCGGTCACATGCTGATTTTTAAAAATGAATTACATTCATATAGAGACTTACCAATTCGTATGGCTGAATTTGGTCAGGTGCATCGACATGAATTTAGTGGTGCATTAAATGGACTTTTACGGGTGCGTACTTTTTGCCAGGATGATGCTCATATTTTTGTCACACCACAACAAATCGAGAAAGAAATTGCACTGGCTCTAAAAATTATTGATGAGGTATATCAGGTTTTTGGCTTCCAGTATGACATTGAATTATCCACACGTCCTGCTGATTATATGGGTGATTTAGAGCTATGGGATCAAGCGGAAGCAGCACTAGAAAACGTACTTAAGCACTTAGGCTTGCCATTTACAATTAATGAAGGCGATGGTGCGTTTTATGGACCAAAGATTGATATTCATATTAAAGATGCTATTCATCGCAGTCATCAATGTGCAACAGTTCAGCTCGATTTCCAACTACCTGAGAAATTTGATTTAACGTATATCAATGAACATAATGAAAAAGTAAGACCAGTGGTTATTCATCGGGCTGTATTTGGCTCAATTGATCGTTTTTTAGGAATATTAATTGAGCATTTCGGTGGTGTGTTCCCTACATGGCTTGCACCGAAGCAGGTACAAATTATCGGAGTTGCAGATCAACACCAAGAATATGTTCAGCAAGTAGTGAAGGCGTTACAAAATGAACAGATTCGTGTGGGGGTTGATAATCGTTCAGAAAAGCTTGGTAAGAAAATTCGTGAGGCGCAAATGAAGAAGATACCATATATTTTAGTACTAGGTGATCGTGAAAAGGATCAACAGTATGTGACTATTCGTAAACATGGCGAGCAATCCTTACATGAAATGCCATTGTCACAATTTGTGGAGAATATCAAGCAAGCGATAAAACAAAAAGCAATATGA
- a CDS encoding Spo0E family sporulation regulatory protein-aspartic acid phosphatase, with protein sequence MVQLSLKQFLKVKIEMKRRTMYRKAKDLGFTHPIVVDCSQELDVLLNRYSKQAQVS encoded by the coding sequence TTGGTACAATTATCGCTTAAACAATTCTTGAAGGTGAAAATCGAAATGAAGAGAAGAACTATGTATAGAAAGGCAAAGGATCTAGGTTTCACCCATCCTATTGTGGTTGATTGTAGTCAAGAATTGGATGTATTATTAAATAGATATTCAAAACAGGCGCAAGTTTCCTAA
- a CDS encoding GNAT family N-acetyltransferase, whose amino-acid sequence MDHYMKNFLTGQAIILQQMTSSDLEAFVKIESEKKSLLFANDEIPFPKTFEDHSSFFQSISAKKEDFFFGIFEKYTNELIGTCAVFSINWQNSTCFVGISIGEQWQGKGLGTDAMKTLIDFIFNYIAINKIKLQVFSFNTAAIRSYEKCGFSKEGILRNEIFRFGKFYVLLLFGLLRKEWKH is encoded by the coding sequence ATGGATCATTACATGAAAAACTTTCTTACAGGTCAAGCAATTATTTTACAGCAAATGACTTCGTCTGACTTAGAAGCATTTGTCAAAATTGAAAGTGAAAAAAAGTCGTTATTATTTGCTAATGACGAAATCCCCTTTCCAAAAACCTTCGAGGATCACTCATCATTCTTCCAAAGTATTAGTGCAAAGAAGGAAGATTTTTTCTTCGGTATATTTGAAAAATATACAAATGAGCTTATTGGCACATGTGCTGTATTTTCAATTAATTGGCAAAACAGTACATGCTTTGTAGGCATTTCGATTGGCGAGCAATGGCAGGGTAAAGGACTTGGAACTGATGCTATGAAAACCCTTATCGATTTTATTTTTAATTACATTGCTATCAATAAAATTAAACTACAGGTTTTCAGCTTTAATACAGCAGCTATTCGATCCTATGAAAAATGCGGCTTTTCAAAAGAAGGCATTTTGAGAAATGAGATTTTCCGATTCGGTAAGTTTTATGTTCTATTATTATTTGGTCTATTACGAAAAGAATGGAAACATTAA
- a CDS encoding cold-shock protein, with amino-acid sequence MTQGTVKWFNAEKGFGFIAVEGGNDVFVHFSAIQSDGFKTLEEGQKVEFGVEEGNRGPQATNVVKI; translated from the coding sequence ATGACACAAGGTACAGTAAAATGGTTTAACGCAGAAAAAGGTTTTGGCTTTATCGCAGTTGAAGGTGGAAATGATGTATTTGTACATTTTTCTGCAATTCAATCAGATGGCTTTAAAACTTTAGAAGAAGGTCAAAAAGTGGAATTCGGTGTAGAAGAAGGAAACCGTGGACCACAAGCAACTAATGTTGTCAAGATTTAA
- a CDS encoding GNAT family N-acetyltransferase, with product MRLKFYETCDDSLIERYAITTEQLSFTKSPKESIELAKLDRNRHAILVLAEDKLVSFFVLHEKDGVIPYSTNEAALLIRSFSTDYHEQGKGYAKAALQLLPEFVQTHFPHINELVLGVNVPNKSAQALYTKCGFVDEGRQVTRFNDELIVMSYYIK from the coding sequence ATGAGATTAAAATTTTATGAAACGTGTGATGACTCGTTAATAGAGAGATATGCAATAACAACAGAGCAGTTAAGTTTTACAAAGTCTCCAAAAGAAAGTATTGAACTGGCGAAATTGGACAGAAATCGTCATGCCATATTGGTGCTTGCAGAAGATAAGCTAGTTTCTTTCTTTGTATTACATGAAAAAGATGGGGTAATACCATATTCAACAAATGAAGCTGCCTTGTTAATTCGCTCCTTTTCTACTGATTATCATGAGCAAGGGAAAGGCTATGCAAAAGCAGCATTACAGCTCTTACCAGAATTTGTTCAGACGCATTTTCCTCATATTAATGAGCTCGTGTTAGGAGTTAATGTCCCAAACAAATCCGCACAGGCACTTTATACTAAATGTGGCTTTGTTGATGAGGGAAGGCAAGTAACCAGATTTAATGATGAGCTTATTGTAATGAGTTATTATATCAAGTAG
- a CDS encoding SMI1/KNR4 family protein → MRFFTTYFNGLMAYLPEEEQIQLQQAKGATDSQIQTLLDIFPGCPKSLIKLLQDINGTYYCKHGETTISVLVLGSDLGDYPYYLKSIEQMIKNAQVVNSESIYERYRDFLEHVEVDDRIQMHIPLDKHLGFADCMNNGGTSSLYIDFHPNDGGQIGQVVRYVHDPDSYEVIAPSFDDYLQQLIDGEYEFTSIYEEE, encoded by the coding sequence ATGCGTTTCTTTACAACTTATTTTAATGGCTTGATGGCATACTTACCTGAAGAGGAGCAAATCCAGCTGCAACAAGCAAAAGGAGCAACTGATTCTCAAATTCAAACATTATTAGATATATTCCCAGGATGTCCAAAATCTTTGATTAAACTACTGCAAGATATTAATGGAACCTATTATTGTAAGCATGGAGAAACAACGATTAGTGTACTAGTATTAGGCTCAGATCTAGGTGATTATCCATATTATTTAAAGTCTATTGAGCAAATGATAAAAAATGCCCAAGTAGTGAATAGTGAAAGTATTTATGAGCGTTATCGAGATTTTTTAGAGCATGTTGAAGTGGATGATAGAATACAGATGCATATACCATTAGATAAGCATTTAGGCTTTGCGGATTGTATGAACAATGGCGGTACATCCAGCCTATATATAGATTTTCATCCCAATGATGGTGGACAGATAGGACAGGTCGTTCGATATGTTCATGATCCAGATAGCTATGAGGTTATTGCACCATCCTTTGATGACTATTTACAACAGCTAATAGATGGAGAGTATGAATTTACCTCAATCTATGAGGAGGAATAG
- the ccsB gene encoding c-type cytochrome biogenesis protein CcsB, with protein MSTETLLNLSSNSLFIAFILLLIAILPIGLAVKSKRKLFGKVGLLLTYSAFTLQLVYFILRWIAVDHAPVSNMYEFMTFFGIMLTGSYLIIHLLYKQIVVGLFTIPVSLIILGYGSVFTKEVSPLVPSLQSHWLTIHVMTVAFSSAILSISFATGIIYLLRTLDVTKKSISTFALEFVMYCLIVVIGFIGVSTYFNLTADDVKVHFENSQGKEETAVYTMKPLIVNDAAQTTDGEQIGVLQITNKVDAKKLNSIVWAFLIGTVLYAVLILITRRPLIVLLKPLTNRVQPALMDEITYRAVVIGFPLFALGGLLFAMIWAQIAWSRYWGWDPKEVWALITFLFYAAFLHFRLSKGWEGEKTAWLAIIGFGIIIFNQVFVNLVIAGLHSYA; from the coding sequence GTGAGTACAGAAACATTGTTAAATCTAAGCAGTAATTCATTGTTCATCGCCTTTATTTTATTGCTAATCGCTATTTTACCGATTGGACTAGCCGTAAAATCGAAAAGAAAATTGTTTGGTAAAGTAGGATTACTACTGACCTATAGTGCCTTTACGTTACAATTAGTTTATTTCATTTTAAGGTGGATCGCTGTTGATCATGCACCGGTAAGTAATATGTATGAGTTTATGACGTTTTTTGGCATCATGCTTACAGGAAGCTATTTGATTATTCATTTGCTGTATAAACAAATCGTAGTGGGCTTGTTTACTATTCCTGTTTCCTTAATTATTCTTGGGTATGGAAGCGTTTTTACAAAGGAGGTTTCACCACTTGTACCATCTCTACAAAGTCATTGGCTAACAATTCATGTAATGACCGTGGCTTTTTCAAGTGCTATCTTATCAATTTCGTTTGCAACAGGCATTATCTATTTATTAAGAACATTAGATGTTACAAAGAAATCAATCAGTACCTTTGCTTTGGAATTTGTCATGTATTGTCTAATTGTCGTAATAGGCTTTATTGGTGTGTCTACGTACTTTAATCTCACAGCTGATGATGTGAAGGTACATTTTGAAAATTCACAAGGAAAAGAAGAAACAGCAGTTTATACAATGAAGCCTCTTATTGTCAATGATGCTGCTCAAACCACAGATGGAGAACAAATAGGTGTTTTACAGATTACTAACAAGGTTGATGCAAAGAAGTTAAACTCAATTGTGTGGGCATTTCTAATTGGTACGGTACTATATGCGGTACTTATACTGATTACAAGAAGACCATTAATCGTTTTATTAAAGCCATTAACAAATCGAGTACAACCAGCTTTAATGGATGAAATTACATATCGAGCTGTGGTCATAGGTTTTCCGTTGTTTGCTCTAGGAGGACTATTATTTGCCATGATTTGGGCACAAATTGCTTGGAGTAGATACTGGGGCTGGGACCCTAAAGAAGTATGGGCACTAATAACATTTTTATTTTATGCAGCCTTCCTTCATTTTCGACTTTCAAAGGGGTGGGAGGGTGAAAAAACAGCTTGGTTAGCGATTATTGGCTTTGGCATTATCATCTTTAATCAAGTATTTGTAAATTTAGTGATTGCTGGTTTACATTCGTATGCATAA
- a CDS encoding sensor histidine kinase, translated as MNKWTYSIFIAYLVVGIYVLAVTIKVPFIGILVDSSSGQLVIDDLYYPDWAQQQNIETGDILLTIDGKPAQENSSIQFHSVARSAKDLTIIKPSGVVHAISVQHQDIPEELFLQIIFPIFYFVLSFGIALYLWRKNKENQQTRLLVLFLLTCSLAYTSSGASSRENLLGMLVIGICIILCLVLFIHFLQSYFCYLHLEWRYLDTRWLYVIPLAFLCCNVFELFNRELREVIASINLGLFAVLVLYAIYILLTSYLRTKLAKIRLIAIAFITPFLPFLLFFVIPEILGHEPILHAEFAALFLLFIPFSFIFIQVNERLFDIEYQLSRFRYYSTLAFFSAVILTSSIALLFLKDISLVKMTSIFILIFLVIIASFYIKEQLDFKYRKIIFSSTGNYVHNLYAAVNRMGKAKNQQELLKLFKYEITEKLGTTAFMITTETEVVPFVRGEIIEKMGTIQLLLHDTGEEKVVLKIRHPLQKEELLWLELLSLYVSMFIDNLKLIEDLVQEIQHMKDSNDTQLPWLDKLLWNIIEKEKSILAQELHDTILQEQLHLARELDVLAGSPLIKKEKVLDIREQLLNATKDLREYCENLSPPLLDTFGLQMALKKLIQKVKIRADFLLSAHIERVQFQDVTLHLVVYRLVQELLNNAIKHAEATEVSLKLQAIPHGFILQYDDNGIGCNIEDLMQSSASMGINGIRERVRAFNGEINIASSHNEGMHIFIQIQEDGDSYD; from the coding sequence ATGAACAAATGGACATATAGTATTTTCATTGCATATTTAGTAGTAGGAATTTATGTACTTGCCGTAACAATAAAGGTACCTTTTATTGGTATTTTAGTGGACTCGTCTAGTGGGCAACTGGTTATAGATGATCTCTATTATCCTGATTGGGCACAGCAACAAAATATTGAAACAGGTGATATTTTACTGACAATTGACGGAAAACCTGCGCAAGAAAATAGTTCCATTCAATTTCACTCTGTCGCAAGAAGTGCCAAAGACTTAACGATTATCAAACCTAGTGGCGTTGTTCACGCTATATCAGTTCAACATCAGGATATACCTGAGGAATTATTTTTACAAATTATTTTTCCAATATTTTATTTCGTTTTATCTTTTGGTATTGCACTCTACTTATGGAGAAAAAATAAAGAAAATCAACAAACAAGACTACTAGTACTATTTCTATTAACCTGTTCTTTAGCTTATACTAGTTCAGGCGCTTCCTCTAGAGAGAATCTTCTCGGTATGCTAGTTATAGGGATATGCATCATTTTATGCTTAGTGCTTTTTATTCACTTTTTGCAATCATATTTCTGCTACTTACATCTAGAATGGAGATATCTCGATACAAGATGGCTTTATGTCATTCCACTAGCTTTTTTATGTTGTAATGTTTTTGAATTATTTAATCGAGAATTGAGGGAAGTAATTGCCTCTATTAATTTAGGCCTATTTGCTGTGCTTGTCCTTTATGCCATCTACATATTACTTACAAGTTATTTACGCACAAAATTGGCAAAAATTCGCCTAATAGCTATTGCTTTTATCACACCATTCTTACCATTTTTACTTTTTTTCGTAATACCTGAAATTTTAGGTCACGAACCCATTTTACATGCGGAGTTTGCTGCACTATTTTTATTATTTATTCCATTTTCCTTTATCTTCATTCAAGTGAATGAGCGACTCTTCGATATTGAATATCAATTATCTCGTTTTCGTTATTATTCTACCCTTGCTTTTTTTAGTGCCGTAATACTGACTTCAAGCATAGCCTTACTATTTTTAAAGGACATTTCGCTTGTTAAAATGACGAGTATCTTTATTCTTATTTTTCTCGTTATCATAGCGAGCTTCTATATAAAAGAGCAGCTTGATTTTAAGTACCGAAAAATTATTTTTTCATCCACTGGCAATTATGTACATAATTTATATGCTGCGGTTAATAGAATGGGGAAAGCAAAAAATCAACAAGAATTATTGAAACTATTCAAATATGAAATCACCGAAAAACTTGGTACCACAGCCTTTATGATTACAACCGAAACAGAAGTTGTACCATTCGTTCGTGGTGAGATTATAGAAAAAATGGGCACGATTCAACTGCTGCTACACGATACAGGTGAAGAAAAAGTTGTTTTAAAAATAAGACACCCCCTACAGAAAGAAGAACTTCTTTGGTTAGAGTTATTATCACTTTATGTCTCTATGTTTATAGATAATTTAAAGCTTATTGAAGATTTAGTGCAAGAAATTCAACATATGAAGGATTCCAATGATACGCAGCTACCTTGGCTCGATAAATTATTGTGGAATATTATTGAAAAGGAAAAAAGTATTTTAGCGCAAGAATTACATGACACCATTTTACAGGAACAGCTTCATTTAGCGAGAGAGCTAGATGTGCTTGCTGGATCACCGCTTATAAAAAAAGAAAAGGTATTAGATATTCGGGAGCAATTGCTGAATGCCACAAAAGATTTACGGGAATATTGCGAAAATCTAAGCCCTCCTTTACTTGACACATTTGGATTACAAATGGCTTTAAAAAAATTAATACAAAAGGTAAAAATACGAGCAGATTTTTTGTTAAGTGCTCATATAGAACGTGTCCAATTTCAGGATGTCACCTTACATTTAGTCGTTTATCGCCTAGTACAGGAACTGTTAAATAATGCGATAAAGCATGCTGAGGCAACTGAAGTATCATTAAAGTTACAAGCTATTCCACATGGTTTTATCCTACAATACGATGATAATGGCATTGGCTGTAATATTGAAGATTTAATGCAATCTTCAGCTTCCATGGGGATAAACGGAATTCGTGAGCGTGTACGCGCATTTAATGGTGAGATCAACATTGCCTCCAGTCATAATGAAGGAATGCATATATTTATTCAAATACAAGAGGACGGAGATTCGTATGATTAA
- a CDS encoding DNA-binding response regulator produces the protein MINILIVDDHPVVLDGTKTLLQDLTDVNIDTEQNCEAVLSRMDVQAFQLFLIDINMKPTNGIQLSEMIKKKQPEAIILLYTGYELSDYYELLVEKKIDGLLSKLATKEQVIQTILAALRGEILLSADFLDFVQQRTNMPNRKQEVFLSDKEQEILQLVSQGCTNKAIASAIGVTQRTVENYLSKLFVKLNVESRAEAVIVAKEKAWID, from the coding sequence ATGATTAATATTCTTATTGTAGATGACCATCCTGTCGTTTTAGATGGTACTAAAACACTATTACAGGATTTAACAGATGTAAATATAGACACCGAGCAGAATTGTGAAGCAGTATTATCAAGAATGGATGTTCAAGCTTTCCAACTATTTTTAATCGATATTAATATGAAACCAACTAATGGCATTCAACTTTCTGAGATGATTAAGAAAAAACAACCAGAAGCCATTATCTTACTGTATACAGGATACGAGCTTTCCGATTATTACGAATTACTTGTGGAGAAAAAAATTGACGGACTACTTTCAAAGCTAGCCACCAAAGAGCAAGTGATTCAAACCATTTTAGCTGCATTAAGAGGTGAAATTCTACTGTCAGCAGATTTTTTAGATTTCGTTCAACAGCGTACGAATATGCCAAATAGGAAGCAGGAAGTTTTTCTCAGTGACAAAGAACAAGAAATTTTACAGCTTGTCTCACAAGGCTGTACGAATAAAGCTATTGCATCTGCCATTGGCGTAACACAGAGAACTGTAGAAAACTATTTATCTAAATTATTTGTTAAGCTTAATGTAGAATCAAGAGCTGAGGCAGTGATTGTAGCGAAAGAGAAAGCGTGGATTGACTAA